gttaaagaagaagaagaagaagacgaatgtCCTCCGCAGCCCGTAGGAGGACCAATAAAAGTTCAAATAACGACACATGCGCACTGGATATAAACATGATGCGATGGAGgtaagtaataatagtaaaaattaaattaaagctccAAAGGTTTGTCGGAGTGAGCTTTCTGTACTGTAAGCGCGATtgcgtgtcagtgtgagcgCTCGCTCTCATTTTTGTCTAATAAGGGATCTTTGCCGCATGTTTGGCCCggtaaagtttgcttttttcGCTGCGACATTAGTTCGGagaagctccgtgtgtgtgctggaagtgcGCTGAACGTTTGTGCTTTGGATAATTTCCGACTTTGTAGGTAGGAACACGTTTACGAACAGGAACAATATCAgaactgttacctgtgtgtgacatgtatgtgtatgctgTTAGCTGCGTTTATGCTAACTCGTTGGGCTTAGCTTGGTTCGGTGTTGTTTGCTAATTTATTCGTGGTTGcgcttgtttcagtcacagaacacaaacacgagaatgcaacataaatgtaCGAAAAGCGGCTCTTGCGTGGAGCCTCGTGTTATTAGTTTGCTTTCTGTCTAGCTGCACGGGCTCTTGCTGTGAGCACACCTGTGCTaattaacagtgtggtccagaacaaacacgtcagcgttgctttttttaaaaacagcccttttcgaaatgcattaggttgacACACGTAGAGATCTTAATTCTTAGCCTAGAAACACAATATCAGCAAAGTATCCAAAACTTTAGACGGTCATAGTAGTAATGATTATTATGCACCAAACAATGCCATTATAACAGGGAAAACGGTGACAAGGATGTTGATACTGTTGATCATAACAGCAATAAATAGTGAATGGTAGGGATACATGACGCATGCAGGAGGTTTCTATTTACTGCTGTATTATTGTAATTGCTAACTTGCAACATGTAAACCCTGCTCCTATGTAAACCATAGCATTATGAATTATGCGCTTatcttctgtatgttttgtcttagaggttttacactcataccagttgatatttttatttcactggcttttaagcagacaaagatttatttgcttttgcactattactctgtattttacaatgtgtttactctttgtgtttactctctatattttaattagtacATGGTTGCAGATATGGTTCTCACTGCACTGTTAACTACTTATATATAAAGCACTTTagtaatttttatttatatatataatataatataatataatataatataatataatataatataatataatataatataatataatagtccagcacatttcatgacagggatttgcttgttctttcatggctcatcttctcccataacctgttttctaaccgtgtgactgtcatttgttgtctgtttcagcaagaggacccttctctctcccaccgCATGCATAGTATCCGGAGCATAAACCAGGACCCTGCTGGACTTcatgatgaccctgtccagcctctcagtgatgctgctgcattgtcaaaacatcaaagaataggtacgtatgcatgtatgtgatgctggactgctggttaTAGTCTGTAGTGGATTCCTAATTCTCCTTCCTGATGGTAGCAGACTAAACAAGCTGTGGCAAGGGTAGTGAGATCTCCTGCAATACAGATCGCTTTGAACATTGTCCTATGTATGCTGCTATAGGTTTGATAGACACCTTGATACACAGAGCTTTGCTTAACCATCCTTTTAGGTTACCACTCAAATTGACCCGTTTGAAAActtaaaaccttttgaaaatcgTATGTTTTTGGTATAtaaacttcttttgtttgtttattaagggcaatgaaataaaacagatttatgtcacacatgtgaaaccttcccctacatgtttatattactgtactggaaaatttttgcctttgtgctatttcttatccaacacagtcgtcatgtgctggttaggtgcaatactgaactgaacattctcgcacaaacaactaatctcttgcgccctgtcgtacatcaattctaaacatctgatgttccatttgactgactagtaatttatgatatatgtttgtcttttacacccggactctgactccccaccagacccaaggctgttaaagcgaatgcatcttgtcttggaagctcggtgttccttcctttggataacaagacatgatgatgcagaagtgagaaagcaaatattctcactcacagcgagataaagtggcacgaacaattccattgctgcagagagacattccaccagagccagagaaaggggttaaaaggcagaagcaacttgcggatcgtgggctctttgcatcacaccttcgtggtgtgtgcactgatctccccagctggtttttggtttgttgatgtgcacgatcaacatccatgctttttgtttgctttccccattatttttattttctttattatttcaataaatcgcacaaaaggacaactctctcatctgcttctttatgggaaatttccaccacaattacatagatgctgttcgggtcatgactttgtgatttctcttgtgcattttttttttcctaaattctgcctgtctgcagatgaCTCCATTCCTGGACCGGGAcgtttccaacctgttctcctcttccaacccccccacctctccactcACCGCAACTGGCCATGGCAGATGATTATTCAACAGGAGTCTTGTTCTGATTGCGGTCCCTTCCATTAAACagctacaactgcagctttgtgctcctactgtgatccttcctgtagatttgcttttgagaacatTTGTCGTAATTTTGTTAACCTATTACTGTAAGGGACCAAAGAGTGTGTGGATAAATCATTCAACTTTTGGTCAGACATTAAGGTCAATACTAATGAGAGAGTTCAGttcactttaaagcttttcttcttgatgGTTTGCACATCTGTTCTAGTGCAGtgcatttattatgttaaaagctacatgtctgaaaattcaggagaggttgatggttgcaaaaaacacacaatctacTGCTCCGAAGCAATCgcttatgtttgtcattttttatattatcaaagcatacagctaatttatgatactgtcattgtcactttatttgaGCGCTATGACATGCATGTGATACATACTAAGAGATTCATAGTGATACTTATGAAAACGGTGAAGAAAATTCAAGCCATGGCTTCAGGTAGGTCCACTCAAGTCCCTGTGCCctttgctgtcacctgctgctgtccagaacgGTTGACATCTGGCCCAGTTACCACGAGGGAACTTGCAGGTAACTTCACCGGGGCGAAAgttaaataagaataagaaaacctttaatagtcctgcagttgggaaattacttctcacaacagcagtacagataagcgagagtacagctacagaccagtttgtgttggcacagtacaaagcagtacagtttgagtgagtatgaggtcattgcagggttattgcacagtaatgggtataagatttgtaccggtaacaatatacatgatcgttcacagatttacacaaatattgtgcagagcaggttacataaaccactgatacagtactgattgtacagtctgacagcagcaggtaggaaggatctacgatatctctccttcacacagcgagggtggatcagtctgctgctgaagctgctctccagagcagacagtgagtcttccagtgggtcagagtcctggtccatgatggatgtcagtttagccaggacccttctctcacacacctcctgcaccgtgtccagagtgcagcccaggacagagctggacttgatcctgtccagtctcttcctgtccctcactgtgatgctgctgctccagcagaccacaccgtacaggatggccgatgcattttcattctttattgaactatgcacatttggctaaggtgaagactttataggaacatacattaaattattttaagagtTCTTCTTGCAAGCAAGTCCAAATAACTGAATGCCCGATTAAATCCTGTACTTATTTACAGGCAATatcattcatgtgtctgctgctcagattacactgtgcaggtaaagagacacaaaataacagcacctcttggtgcacttcctttgtagaaagcaagcacaACTTACTCTTCACAAaccccacaaagcactgctcattgatggtcattcccacacacaatcccctaacTCGCcgtgtaccacacaaaacagaagaataggagtgacccctaatgatgaacaattttttgatgaggctcttcttgttgacattagagactaatctttgcgtTTACTTAccaaatttttatattttaatgttatttttaatcactgaatgctctaaaataaaaataaaaattataaactcatattttaagcatgcatgtgcttaatataagcatgttcttaaaacttttagctttattttattatcttgttttattatctacagcacttggtgaatatgttcttacatagccaaggaaggggctattttcagttctattttactgtttacacattgtcagtgagtatcagtcatctactacttttgactgttccaagtcatcagtgattggctcaagtcactttgaatgtattggtggtgggaaaacatgggtggggaaaaatttgcatagaccaaacgagacgcgtctcgtgacgcgtcttgacccaacaagacgcgtctcgtgacgcgtctcgaaaacaaccaagacgcgtctcgtgacgcgtcacaacctgacatgacgcgtcacaacatgacaaaacgcgttacgagacgcgtctcaacctgacaaaacgcgttttaAAAACGCCGTTCTTTTGACCCTCTTGGCTTGCCATATTCCCGGGGCCGCTCTGCCGCACGGAGCGCGTCTTACAGCGCGTTTGCATCAGCGTTGTGTGGTTACCGCAGCGTTAATGAACGTGTCGCTGCGGCGCCGGTCTCCCAAACAGACTGCGATCACCGGCAGAGGACGCTTTGTCTTCGCCACAGGGGCATTGTGTACATCAAAAAGTTTATCTGCAGGAGCACTGGTTGAAAAGTTGTCCAAACTATTCGGAAACAACAGAGAAATGAACTCTGCAGCCGGGAAACAATCGGCGCAGTGTGTTACGGTCGTTAAACTGTACGCGGGCAGAGCCAGAAGTTTAACACGGGACAACCCCCATCCGCATACCTCAACACTAAAACCCTGCGGAGAGACACGCCGCGCTCCCTGATACGCTGCTCCAGCCGGTGGGCCTGGACTGGAAGCGCTCCGCATCCACGACTGCAGAACCAGCGGCGCTCGCGGCGCATCCACATCGCAACAGACGCGCGCGACGCCGAGCGAACCCCCCCTGACGATGGCGAAGAGCCGCAACAAGAACAGCGCCGGCGAGAAGAGCCCCGCGGCCCCGCAAGAGGACGCCGGCAAGAAGGCGCAGAAGAGCGGCGGCGCTAACGGGGCGAGCGCCCCGGGCTCCCAGGGGCCACGGCCGGGGAGCTGCCTCGGCTCTCTGGCCACCACCGTGTTTTACTTGGGCTTAATCGGCGCTGCGGGCTTTGCGGCTTTTTACCTACAACAAGTTGTGGAAGAAATCCGCCAGACGAGCGGCAGGCACGAGGAGAGCGCACGGCTCGGCGCAGAACTGAGCACGAAAATGGAGAATGTCGCTCAACAGGTAGGTGGAAATGGATGAGTCACAAAATAGACGGGGAACGAGATGCACGACACAGTTGGAGGCTGGGATGTGGAACAGGTTGGTCATCTTGTTGCTCGGGGCAGAGAAGGATGAGTTATCACTGCTAGAAGAGGGCTTCCTCTATTTGTGAACGCATGAATAAACACTAGGTCCTAGTGGAGGGTCAGTTCTTGCGCACAAACGCGTCCATGGGCTCATTCAGTGCCATCCTAACGTGTTTATTCTTTCCTCATTCCTGCAGGGACTTTTccagcaggttgtgtgtgtgtggctcatctAAATAGTATACTGGTCacagtacttcctgttttttttaacttgcaAGTATTAAATACTTGTAACATTATATGAGTGTAATGTAATGAGTGTGTAGTTGATTCAGAAGATTCTCacttaaaattttattttactacTCAATCAAATGTAACAGCTTTGTTGAGGATTATAAAATATTGATATTTGTATATGTACATTTATAAATAGTGTGAGAGGcaaaattatgtaaatattatataaagaCAAATCAATTATTTAGCTTTAGACGCAACCTGTAGGAGGTAAACATAGATGTTAGAGCCTTTGGGTCCTGTTCTGGAGAACAGAGGGTTCTTGTTGGACTTGATGTGATGTTTGGTGTCCCGTTGATGACTACGCATGCTGTCCCCTCGCACAGGTGGAGTCTCTGAGGAGCGTGGTGGACGGGCTGGAGTCGTCGCTGGGCATCACGCGCGTGGAGCTGGAAGGCGCCGTCAGTCGGATGAAGAAGGGCGAAGTGGAGaccaggagggtggaggaggctcTTCAGAAGCTCCAGAACGACCTGCTCCGGGACCTCTCAGAGGGCATCAACGAGGTGAAGGAGGCCCGCGAGAGGGACTTCTCCTCCCTGGAGAAGACGGTGGAGGAGCGCCTGGCTGAGGTGAGTCAGTCCATCACAGCCAGCGTGGCCGAGTTCACCGAAGCCCAGGGCGAGGCGCAGAGCCAGCTGGCCGACCTCAAAGCCCGGCTGGGGGACATGGAGGACCCGGCCCTCATCAAAGAGGAGCTCACTGCCATCGTCAGCGCCGTGGCTGAAATCAAAACGGCCAAAAACGACGCCGACTCCTCCGCCAATTCGCTCCGGGATCAGATAAGCTCAGTGAGGAACGAGCTCCAGACTCGCAACCACGAGGTCGCCTCGCTGTCCAAAGAGGTGGAAACCATGAGGTCAGCGGTGCAGGAGGCCGTCGGGAGCCTGAAGCAGACGCTGTCTGCAACCGAGGCCGGCGTCCAGGCTCTGAAGGACAGGACGGAGACGCTGGAGGGCGGGATGCAGCAGGCCGCCGACGCCGCCCGCTCCGCGGAGCAGCGGGCGCACGAGGCGGCGGCTCAGGCCCAGAAACGCTCGGACGACCTGGAGGCCAGAGTGAAGGAGGGCGGGGACGCCCTGTCTGAGGTCAGCGCCAAAGTGGAGTCGCTGTTGGCCAAGTATGACGCGCACGAAAGCGCCCTGGCGACGCAGAGGGAGGCTGTGGAGGGAGCGAAGGCCGGCGTGGACGAGCTGGAGGCGCTGAagggcagagtggaggagatgCAGTCGGCCGTGGACGCGCTGGGCGGCGCCCACAGCGAGCTGGTCCTGAAGGACCCCGGCCTGGGCCAgcgggtggaggagctggagaggaggatggatgCCGTGGAGGAAAGCAGCGCTGAGCCGGAGCGGCGGGAGAGTTCGGGCGGCGCCGCGGAGGACGAGCAGCAAAGCTAGAGGTTCCCCGTCGGGCACTGCTCCTCAAAAGCACTGCAGGAGACGCACGCAGGCGCTCAGGCGTCTCCACAGCCCCCCAGCAGGACGGAGGGAGACGTCAGGACACCAAAGCATCCGCCAGCGAGGACCTCCATCAGGCCTGGCGAACAGCTGGAGCACATAATATTAGAAGAGCTGAAGGATCAGGACGTAGCGGGGCAGAGCTCGACTGCTGATCTGTGACTTCACATCCACACTCATTCTGCACTGTAGTTTGATTTTCCAATGTTTGGACTGTTAGACTTTACACTTTCAGGGCCAGGGCTGTTTTTGGGGCCCCGGGATGGAACAGCGAGCTCAACCTGAACGTGTTTCCCAAGTTTACTCCGACatgctgcctttgtgtgtgttttttacatgAATAAAAACTCCTTATGAAGGATTTCCTTCTGGTGTGAACTCATTGTTGATGCTGGATTGCTGTCGTTACTGTGACATATGGGTGGGAATGAAGATTCACACTTACTGATAGGTGTGGTGCAAAAACCCCAAAACCAAAAGTAAACtgcataatttattatttctgaATTAATTGAAACCTGAATACTACATTAATCACATCCTTTTAACAACACCCCAGATTTATTTCAACAAAGAGTGATTTCACGTTGACGCGTGCATCTCTGCTACATCGGCTATTTCACCAACACCTGTCTAGTTGCCACACTTAAATCTCCCTGTGCTGCAGTGAGGTTGGATAAAGTCTGTCTAAGCTCAGCGATCTCCTGCTCTCTGTGAGTGAGATCCTCTGCCAGGCGTCCTATCCGCAGCATCAGATCCGACAGCTGGGGCCCGAACGCCCCGAAGTCCCTCTTGATAGCAGCCACCTTCGGTTTGAGGTCGCTGGCGTAGGTCACTGTTCTGATCAGAcgagctctgctgctctccagATCCCTCACGCGCTCCGAGATCTGTTGGTCCGCTGCCGCCAGCTCGGGGATGTTCCTGCGCAGCTTATCTATGGCCTTGGTGTTGCGTTCGGACGCAGCGCGGAGATTCGACACTCGTTCGATGCTGCTGGCCAACACGTCCCCGATGCGTTTGACCATGCTGCGCTCCACCTGAGTCGCCTTGTCCTCCAGCTCTCCAACCTGGGCGAGCagggtctccagctcagtctgcaggccGTCCATCCTGCGCACGTCTGTCCTCACCGACGCCACCTAGAGGGAGAACGGAGAAGGGCGTTGACAAAAACAGGGGTCTATAAAGTCCATATCTGTCTAGAAAAGCAGTAACTGGACATACTTTGTTGGTGAAGTCCTTAGTGATGGCTGAGGTGCGCTCTTCAATCTGTCCCACAGCGCTTCTCAGCCCAGCGATGCTCGTCTGAAGCTGAGTTCGCTTCTCAGACAGCCCGGAAGCccactccttcagctgctggacgTCCTGCTCCAGAGCgcccagctggagctgcacgGGCGCCCGCTGGCCCCGGAGGTCCTCCAGCATCAGCTGGACGCCTTCACACTGAAACAGACCATGACGTGAGtgacaggagcagagagaagaggaggaagaggtgtcAAGAACTAATCAGACTACTAAAAGTTAAAAAGgtcattttattaaatattaaataaacccagtgatgaaattattaaaatacTTTAAAGTGAGGCAGATAAATTCAATGTAACAATTCATTTATAAAGGAAAATTGTCAGTA
Above is a window of Betta splendens chromosome 9, fBetSpl5.4, whole genome shotgun sequence DNA encoding:
- the LOC129604535 gene encoding inhibitor of nuclear factor kappa-B kinase-interacting protein-like, with translation MLEDLRGQRAPVQLQLGALEQDVQQLKEWASGLSEKRTQLQTSIAGLRSAVGQIEERTSAITKDFTNKVASVRTDVRRMDGLQTELETLLAQVGELEDKATQVERSMVKRIGDVLASSIERVSNLRAASERNTKAIDKLRRNIPELAAADQQISERVRDLESSRARLIRTVTYASDLKPKVAAIKRDFGAFGPQLSDLMLRIGRLAEDLTHREQEIAELRQTLSNLTAAQGDLSVATRQVLVK
- the ckap4 gene encoding cytoskeleton-associated protein 4, which encodes MAKSRNKNSAGEKSPAAPQEDAGKKAQKSGGANGASAPGSQGPRPGSCLGSLATTVFYLGLIGAAGFAAFYLQQVVEEIRQTSGRHEESARLGAELSTKMENVAQQVESLRSVVDGLESSLGITRVELEGAVSRMKKGEVETRRVEEALQKLQNDLLRDLSEGINEVKEARERDFSSLEKTVEERLAEVSQSITASVAEFTEAQGEAQSQLADLKARLGDMEDPALIKEELTAIVSAVAEIKTAKNDADSSANSLRDQISSVRNELQTRNHEVASLSKEVETMRSAVQEAVGSLKQTLSATEAGVQALKDRTETLEGGMQQAADAARSAEQRAHEAAAQAQKRSDDLEARVKEGGDALSEVSAKVESLLAKYDAHESALATQREAVEGAKAGVDELEALKGRVEEMQSAVDALGGAHSELVLKDPGLGQRVEELERRMDAVEESSAEPERRESSGGAAEDEQQS